One Meles meles chromosome 13, mMelMel3.1 paternal haplotype, whole genome shotgun sequence DNA segment encodes these proteins:
- the LOC123955677 gene encoding olfactory receptor 6C75-like, with translation MEVRNETAIQEFILEGFPAIQDLGNVFFLIHLLAYLASITGNVVIIIITWVDHRLQTPMYILLSTFSFSECCFITSVIPKLLSIFLLGRQTISFTACLIQAFSFLFFGSVIFFLMAVMSLDRYVAICKPLHYPTIMNLKICFLLVTACFALAFPLITGLVVKVFQLSFCGPHVIPHFLCDLGPLIHLSCSDTSSTEMLAFVLTSFILLTSLIITIIAYSNIVVTVLRLPSAKEKQKAFSTCSSHLVVLSLMYSSCVFIYVKPKQTNRLDSSREAALVNTVVTPLLNPVIYTLRNKQVHQALRDALSRLRLQKQNFGG, from the coding sequence ATGGAGGTGAGGAATGAGACAGCAATCCAAGAATTCATTCTGGAAGGGTTTCCTGCCATCCAGGACCTAGGGAATGTCTTCTTCCTGATCCATCTGCTGGCATACCTGGCCTCTATCACAGGAAATGTGGTGATCATCATCATCACTTGGGTTGACCATCGCCTCCAGACACCAATGTATATTTTACTGAGCACGTTCTCCTTTTCTGAATGTTGTTTTATCACATCAGTTATTCCTAAACTTCTGTCCATCTTTCTTTTGGGAAGGCAAACAATTTCCTTTACTGCTTGTCTCATacaagccttttcttttttattttttgggtcaGTAATTTTCTTCCTCATGGCAGTGATGTCTCTGGATCGGTATGTGGCCATTTGCAAGCCTCTGCATTACCCGACCATCATGAACCTGAAGATTTGCTTCCTCCTGGTCACTGCCTGCTTCGCTTTGGCCTTCCCTCTCATCACTGGGCTGGTAGTGAAGGTTTTCCAGTTATCCTTCTGTGGCCCCCATGTGATCCCCCActttctctgtgaccttggccccCTAATTCATCTCTCCTGCTCTGACACCAGCTCCACTGAAATGTTGGCTTTTGTCCTCACTTCCTTTATCCTGTTGACATCCCTTATCATAACCATCATTGCATACAGCAACATAGTAGTCACAGTCCTGCGACTCCCATCAGccaaggagaaacagaaagcttTCTCCACTTGTTCCTCTCACCTTGTAGTCCTCTCTCTGATGTACAGCAgctgtgtgtttatatatgtgaaaCCAAAGCAAACGAACAGGCTGGACTCCAGCAGGGAGGCTGCCCTTGTGAACACGGTGGTGACCCCGCTGCTGAACCCTGTCATCTACACTCTACGGAACAAGCAGGTCCACCAGGCTCTGAGGGATGCTCTATCGAGATTGAGGTTACAGAAACAGAACTTTGGAGGGTAA
- the LOC123955675 gene encoding olfactory receptor 49-like has protein sequence MSMEMGNGTTVQEFTLEGFPAIQHLGKVLFLVHLLAYLASIAGNAVIVTITCADSRLHTPMYLFLSTFSFLECGVISAVIPKLLVIFLLGRQAISFYACFIQAFITVFLGATGFLLIAVMSLDRYVAICKPLHYPTIMNLKTCFLVVTACFALAFPLITGLAVKVSQLSFCGPLVIPHFFCDLGPLIHLSCSDTSSTEMLAFVLTSFILLTSLIITIIAYSNIVITVLRLPSAKEKQKAFSTCSSHLVVLSLMYSSCVFIYVKPKQMNRLDSNREAALVNMVVTPLLNPVIYTLRNKQVHQALRGTMCRMKISK, from the coding sequence ATGTCCATGGAAATGGGGAATGGGACAACTGTCCAGGAATTCACCTTGGAGGGGTTTCCTGCCATCCAGCACCTGGGAAAGGTCCTCTTCCTGGTGCACCTGTTGGCGTACCTGGCATCCATTGCAGGCAATGCGGTCATAGTCACCATCACCTGCGCTGACTCCCGGCTCCATACACCAATGTACTTGTTCCTCAGCACTTTCTCCTTCTTGGAGTGTGGTGTCATAAGTGCTGTTATTCCCAAGTTACTGGTCATCTTTCTCTTAGGCAGGCAAGCCATTTCCTTTTATGCCTGTTTCATACAAGCCTTTATTACTGTATTTCTGGGAGCAACAGGTTTCCTTCTCATAGCGGTGATGTCTCTGGATCGGTATGTGGCCATTTGCAAGCCTCTACATTACCCGACCATCATGAACCTGAAGACTTGCTTCCTCGTGGTCACTGCCTGTTTTGCTTTGGCCTTCCCGCTCATCACTGGTCTTGCAGTGAAGGTTTCCCAGTTATCCTTCTGCGGCCCCCTTGTTATCCCCCACTTTTTCTGTGATCTTGGCCCCCTGATTCATCTCTCCTGCTCTGACACCAGCTCCACTGAAATGTTGGCTTTTGTCCTCACTTCCTTTATCCTGTTGACATCCCTTATCATAACCATCATTGCATACAGCAACATAGTCATCACAGTCCTGCGACTCCCATCAGccaaggagaaacagaaagcttTCTCCACCTGTTCCTCTCACCTCGTAGTTCTCTCTCTGATGTACAGCAgctgtgtgtttatatatgtgaaaCCAAAGCAAATGAACAGGCTGGACTCCAACAGGGAGGCTGCCCTTGTGAACATGGTGGTGACCCCGCTGCTGAACCCTGTCATCTATACTCTGCGGAACAAGCAGGTCCACCAGGCTCTGAGGGGCACGATGTGCAgaatgaaaatatcaaaataa
- the LOC123955648 gene encoding olfactory receptor 49-like encodes MPMEMGNGTAVQEFTLEGFPAIQHLGRVLFLVHLLAYLVSTVGNAVIVTITCADSRLHTPMYLFLSTFSFLECCFINVVIPKLLVIFLLGRQTISFPACFIQAFVFLFLGATGFFLIAVMSLDRYVAICKPLHYPTIMNPKTCSILVTACSSLAFPLITVLLVKVSQLSFCGPLIIPHFFCDIGSLIHLSCSDSRSVEMLAFVLISFILLTSLIITTIAYSNIVVTILRLPSAREKQKAFSTCSSHLIVLSLMYGSCMFIYVKPKQTNRLDSNREAALVNTVVTPLLNPVIYTLRNKQVHRALRETMCRMKISR; translated from the coding sequence ATGCCCATGGAAATGGGGAATGGGACAGCTGTCCAGGAATTCACCTTGGAGGGGTTTCCTGCCATCCAGCACCTCGGAAGGGTCCTCTTCCTAGTGCACCTGTTGGCATACCTGGTGTCCACTGTTGGCAATGCTGTCATAGTTACCATCACCTGTGCTGACTCCCGGCTCCACACACCTATGTACTTGTTCCTCAGCACTTTCTCCTTTTTGGAATGTTGTTTCATAAATGTTGTTATTCCTAAGTTGCTGGTCATCTTCCTCTTAGGTAGACAAACCATTTCCTTTCCTGCCTGTTTCATACAagcttttgtctttttatttcttggagCAACAGGTTTCTTCCTCATAGCGGTGATGTCTCTGGATCGGTATGTGGCCATTTGCAAGCCTCTGCATTACCCGACCATCATGAACCCAAAGACTTGCTCCATCCTGGTCACTGCCTGCTCCTCTTTGGCCTTCCCTCTCATCACTGTTCTGCTAGTAAAAGTCTCCCAGTTATCCTTCTGTGGTCCTCTTATCATCCCCCACTTCTTCTGTGACATTGGCTCCCTGATTCATCTCTCCTGTTCTGACTCCAGGTCTGTTGAAATGTTAGCCTTTGTCCTTATTTCCTTTATCCTGTTGACATCCCTTATCATAACCACCATTGCATACAGCAACATAGTAGTCACAATCCTCCGACTCCCATCTgccagggagaaacagaaagctTTCTCCACATGTTCCTCTCACCTCATAGTTCTCTCTCTGATGTATGGCAGCTGTATGTTCATATATGTGAAACCAAAGCAAACGAACAGGCTGGACTCCAACAGGGAGGCTGCCCTTGTGAACACGGTGGTGACCCCACTGCTCAACCCTGTCATCTATACTCTGCGGAACAAGCAGGTCCACCGGGCTCTGAGGGAGACAATGTGCAGAATGAAAATATCAAGATAA